A genomic stretch from Halichoerus grypus chromosome 7, mHalGry1.hap1.1, whole genome shotgun sequence includes:
- the CHCHD1 gene encoding small ribosomal subunit protein mS37, which yields MATPSLRGRLPRLGNPRKPILKPNKPLILANRVGERRREKGEATCITEMSLMMACWKQNEFRDQACRKEIQDFFDCASRAEGVRKMRSIQGTGEFGDLPPKKLNKLLQRFPNKSHVS from the exons ATGGCGACGCCCAGCCTGCGGGGTCGCCTACCGCGGCTGGGAAACCCGCGGAAGCCTATACTGAAGCCCAACAAGCCCCTCATCCTAGCTAACCGTGTTGGGGAACGACGCCGGGAGAAGGGCG AGGCGACTTGTATTACAGAGATGTCGTTGATGATGGCGTGTTGGAAGCAGAATGAATTCCGCGACCAAGCGTGCAGAAAAGAGATCCAGGATTTCTTCGATTGTGCTTCGAGGGCTGAG GGAGTCCGAAAGATGCGATCAATCCAGGGCACAGGAGAATTTGGGGATTTACCCCCCAAGAAACTGAATAAGTTGTTACAGAGATTTCCTAACAAATCTCATGTCAGTTGA
- the POFUT4 gene encoding GDP-fucose protein O-fucosyltransferase 4, which yields MAAGRSRAVFAVFGVLSVCAVSGSGPVAEGETGGEAEWTEPWDGAVFRPPSALGAVGVARSPGTPRPGREEAVDLPVLLWWSPGLFPHFPGDSERIECARGACVASRDRRVRGHSRTRALLFYGTDFRASEAPLPRLAHQSWALLHEESPLNNFVLSHGPGIRLFNLTATFSRHSDYPLPLQWLPGTAYLLRAAPPLRERAEWRRRGYAPLLYLQSHCDVPADRDRYVRELMRFIPVDSYGKCLQNRELPTPRLQDTATATTEDPELLAFLSRYKFHLALENAICDDYMTEKLWRPMHLGAVPVYRGSPSVRDWMPNNHSIILVDDFESPQKLAEFIDFLDKNDEEYMKYLAYKQPGGITNQFLLDSLKHREWGVNDPLLPNYLNGFECFVCDHELARLEAEKAHAASPGDIPGPEPHIAQPSHMDCPVPTPGFGSVEEIPENDSWKEMWLQDYWQGLDQGEALTAMIHNNETKQMKFWDYLHEIFMKRNQHL from the exons ATGGCGGCGGGCCGCAGCAGGGCTGTGTTTGCCGTCTTTGGCGTGCTTAGTGTTTGTGCGGTCAGCGGCTCTGGACCCGTGGCTGAGGGGGAGACGGGCGGGGAGGCGGAGTGGACGGAGCCTTGGGATGGTGCGGTTTTCCGGCCGCCCTCAGCGCTGGGCGCGGTGGGGGTGGCGCGCAGTCCGGGAACCCCCcggccagggagggaggaggcggtGGACTTGCCCGTGCTGCTGTGGTGGAGCCCAGGCCTATTTCCCCACTTCCCTGGCGACTCGGAGCGCATCGAGTGCGCGCGCGGTGCGTGCGTGGCGTCCCGGGACCGACGGGTGCGGGGGCACTCGCGGACGCGCGCGCTGCTCTTCTACGGCACTGACTTTCGCGCGTCTGAGGCGCCGCTGCCGCGCCTGGCACATCAGAGCTGGGCGCTCCTGCACGAGGAGTCGCCGCTCAACAACTTCGTGCTGAGCCACGGTCCGGGCATCCGCCTCTTCAACCTCACTGCCACCTTCAGCCGCCATTCTGACTACCCGCTGCCGCTGCAGTGGCTGCCCGGGACGGCCTACCTGCTCCGCGCCGCGCCTCCGCTACGGGAGCGCGCGGAGTGGCGCCGCCGCGGCTACGCGCCGCTGCTCTATCTGCAGTCCCACTGCGACGTGCCTGCGGACCGGGACCGCTACGTGCGCGAGCTGATGCGTTTCATCCCG GTGGACTCCTATGGGAAATGCCTGCAAAATCGGGAGCTGCCCACTCCGCGGTTACAGGACACAGCCACAGCTACCACCGAGGATCCAGAGCTCTTGGCCTTCTTGTCTCGCTATAAGTTCCACTTGGCCCTCGAAAATGCCATCTGTGATGACTACATGACAGAAAAACTGTGGCGCCCCATGCATCTCGGGGCTGTGCCTGTGTATCGCGGCTCTCCCTCTGTGAGGGACTGGATGCCCAACAATCACTCCATCATCCTCGTTGATGACTTTGAGTCACCTCAGAAGTTGGCAGAATTTATTGACTTTCTGGACAAGAATGATGAGGAATACATGAAATACTTGGCATATAAGCAACCTGGGGGCATCACCAACCAGTTCCTTCTGGATAGTCTGAAGCATCGGGAGTGGGGAGTCAATGATCCTTTGCTGCCTAACTACCTCAATGGTTTTGAGTGTTTCGTCTGTGACCATGAACTGGCTCGGCTGGAGGCCGAGAAAGCCCACGCAGCCTCTCCTGGGGACATCCCTGGCCCTGAACCTCACATTGCCCAGCCCTCACACATGGACTGCCCGGTGCCCACACCTGGCTTTGGCAGTGTGGAAGAGATTCCTGAGAATGACAG CTGGAAGGAGATGTGGCTGCAAGATTACTGGCAAGGTCTGGACCAGGGGGAAGCTCTCACTGCCATGATCCACAACAATGAGACAAAGCAGATGAAATTTTGGGATTACCTACATGAGATCTTCATGAAAAGGAACCAACATCTCTAA